The Quercus lobata isolate SW786 unplaced genomic scaffold, ValleyOak3.0 Primary Assembly Scq3eQI_1866, whole genome shotgun sequence genomic sequence AGAAAACTTGATGAAATTCCCGGTAAGTACTTCTTCGAATTTTGGTCAACCaacatttctctcttcttcttctttggtgCTTGCCAAGTTGTTGTGCATTTATGCATGATTTCTTGTACAAGGGAGCGAGTAATTCATGTGTTGTAGAGAAGTTTGCTGTGCTAGCTTTCATAGTTAATACAGCCTTCTTCTGTTTTTTACTCGAGCTTTGTTCTTTTTAGAAACTGTATTCCTATGATCAAAATTACTCcgcttcttttttttgttctttgttctttttttactCGAGCTTTGTTCCCTCTTAACCTGAAGTTGACTTGAAAGTCTCAAGTATAAATGACTCCGCTTgtctttttgcctttttctatttctatttctattaattatatatataaaaaaaaagggcaatgCCCCTACCGTACACATTTGGTTAagtgattttatatatatatatatatatatataattttttttttttttaattttaagttatgaACAGTTATTACAATGCCACTTTGGTTTGTTCAAGTGGCACGGTAGCTACAGTAActagagcttttttttttttttttttttttccagtcttctgtttgtacttttttttaaaaatatttataagaacccatatatattgttatactgatacaataaatttcactatattttcacaattattgaggtgtcaattttttataagtcaaaataaaataataaaatatgaaactgtgaccaaccacaactgaaaataaatattttgtgaaaatgttgtgacacttgttgGGTGAATATGTAAAagctacagtacttttagtttgttcaatatgtattgttcatcgcttttttttttttagtcatcaatttgtgctcttttttctatatataaaaagagcgaaTAGGCTCATGAGTAGTGTTATGAAcagtatttttggtttagtgacttatcttccccccccccctccctccccctttttcttcaagttcaccaacttggttagagcttttttttttttttttttttaaaggatctttatatgtttactttgtacttgtAATGTAAGCTTACATTGTATACACAGAAAAAGTgacaaatattatatacatttaatAAGCTCATGAAcagtatttttggtttagtgagttgcctctttccctttttatttttatttttttgccttcAAGTTTACCAACTTGGTTTaggcttgttttttttttcttttaaaggatctttagagcaaccacatcagcccttatataattttctaaaatagaaaaagatacccattttacacattttaagcAAAAAAGCACCCACATCAATGGGtgtaaaaatgtataaatataCACATTAGCTATAGTAACCAtgtatatttacacggttactgtaactCGTGTATCtattattttagtatttgtttctctctcctaTCACCTCACCTCTCTCTCGAACAGAAAATTCtcactctcacctctctctTGTTTCATCTCTCCCTCAGTCCACCGATCAGTCCACCGATCTCACCTCAGGCCACCGATCTCACTGATCTCACCTCTGGCCACCGATCTCACCTTAGGCCACCGATCTCACCGATCTCACTCATCGCCGATACGATCTCAACAGGCAAACCACAACATATTAGACCCAGAAACGACACTGTGGCAGAGCTCTCAGGGACATGATGTGTGGGTTTGGCAAAAGCGACAGTAACTGGGTATTGATCATGttgatggtgggttttgatGGGTATTGATCTGTGGGTATTGATTGGGTTGATGGTGGCTGGGATTTTGATGGGTGGGTTGAATATTTTGATGGGTGGGTTGATCGGAGGTATTGATTGGCTTTGCATAGGAAACCCAACTTACAAAagttttacaatattttatttgaataaatgtgtataatagacaaactgatgtgggtgttttgtaaaaatgagagtggaaaatagaaaaagtaggttttagatgtgtaaatatacaaaatttttgcatccattgatgtggatgctcttatatGTTTACTTTCTGCTTACAATGTAAGCTTACATTTGTAGCCAATGTTTTATgtgtttataatataaaatttacattgtaagtgcaatgtatatttctatatataaaaagagtgaatggGATAGCCgcgctttttgtttttgttttttttttgtgaatgcaTAAAGTTGTAGTAtatttgctatattatttttggtttgtccaaTTCACGCTGTttcacattataataaaatattaacatcacaaactggcacaatattttcacaattattgagataTTAATTcattataggtcaaaataaaataataaaatatcatattagaATCAGTTAcagctaaaaataaaatattgtgaaaaagaaGTGCTATatccacaataattttcacaacactttcataacaaattaaatatggtaaattattattggtttaatttaaacttatcaatgaaactacttttttgcccaccaataacaacttgtagtagcctactacttatgatttgttgtgaaaatgtcatggacataacatttttttgtgtgaaaaatgttaaaacatCTTGATgtcgtcacaatattttcaaaattgctgaactatcaattctttacaagttaaaataaaatataacaaaattataaaggtattatgaaaatgttgcgtcattctgttgtgtttttagaaattttttgttggtttaatcAACTTTATTGAGCCAAAATCTACTATTTCACATACGATTTTCTtgggttgactttttgtatatttttttctttacacactattttaagtaaaaatgcatagttttacacacaaaaacaaaaacttaggaaaaaaacatttttcatcatttatgtttagggtagtttacaattcttccttaaactttaaaatcaagctatttttcccttaatattttggaaaaaagaaaatatatcatattgttattctctcaattaaaccctaatgaaagcttatgattcttaattaatatattttattgtgtaatgtctaaatgACTCttactaaattttaacatcctaaaaattttctttacatattttgagttttaaatgatagaaattcttagaaagttagaatgatgatattaggtgttttatttattatctaaaGAACgttgattttctaggtttaaattttcaaaacttataatttatctaatgaaaaatttgataacacatgcattttgttttttttttttttttttttttttttttttaatttcttagcaaaactcagttgtttattgttgaaaGATGATAATATtcgttatcattcttagaagttttaGAGAGTAGATATATTGTCTTTAGCAAGTAggtactaaaaaactattatacttaaataaatatttatatgttaaatagctaccctaactttgtggttgatcaaaatttttatgcgaatgagattaactttttatgatataattatcaaaattcttaaaattaatgtctcttttgattaatgtaaatttctatatactttaaaaatcaaataattcatatctttgttttatgatacaaataaaatttagaattaaccttaattaatactttttttccATGGTAAGCACGTACCTTCCATGAGCTACCCTAACTAGTTTTTATACAATATCAAGTAAGCGAATGTAACCGTGTTTGCGAATATTACCAACAGATTTGGACGTGATTGTTAATTAAATACTTGAATTTTTAAACTGGTTTATGACAAGTCGTACATATTCTGTTagtatcttttgtttttaagtatattaactttaataaattcagcaaaaaaaaagtatattaacTTTAATAAGGAAGTCAAGTAAAAGAAGTGAGTattacttcttttcttttttctttttcttatcttttttcttttttttaatgatctggataaaacttaaaagttttcttcaaataaaagactatatatatatatatatatataatttgaagcTAGGgaatttgaatcttgaattttttcttaGAAACAACAAGAGGTGCAAGTGAGTAATATTACAGtacagtcacaaactattttacaaactattaacgtggcaaattcttactagttctaatCTGGCTAACATtataactattttataacattttgtaatattataacatttttacaaaatgtagATGTGGCTAACTTCTTATTGGCTTTCATCTAGATCTAccattaatttcaatttttcatttaccaataattactcactacattagcagtttgtaaaattttttgtaaaataatttgtatttctagcattactcttatatttttgcttactaataattatttgaaaaatactaaaactatatcagtagtttgtaaaaatgttgtaaaataatttgtatgtGTAGCATTACTCAGTTCAAGTTAAGCTAAATTGGTGTCTTGTCATACTTTTTTAAGAAAGCTAAATCCACACAATCACACACTCcctaatcaaaatatttttttataaggaaaaaaaaaaagaaaaagacatggAATTTCCGCCATGACGCCATCTAAAAACTTCCTGACCAGAGCGAAGAAGTTGCACATTCGAGTCTGGGATACAATACAAAGTCTGAGACCATGTTTTTAGTTCTCACCCAAACTCTCAccacctcttcctcttcttctttcttctaaGGCTCACGATTCTTCCaatctctctctatttctttgaCTGGAATTTGAGATTGTTTCTTATTTTTCGATCAAAGTTTTTGTATAGGTTTATGTGTACAAAATTTTCTAGCATCTTCAAGTTTAGTTTTGGTGAGGATTTATTTTGAATACAGGATTTTCTTTTAGTTCTTTTGGAGAAGGGTTGTAGTGGGTTAAGATTTCCTGATATTGGGCTGTCAACATGGGTACCTATCGGGCCCAAACATATGGCCCAATTCCAAGAATGACTTGttactatatttttatttcaatttcatgAATTCATTGTGAAAATTGGGAGAACAGGATTTTATCCATTTCAGTTAAAATAGAGAATTCATTTtatggttaaaattttatttcttagactttatttaaaattcatcaAGCTGGGGATCAAGCCCATTGCCCATTGGTCAACACACTCTAGATGCCACCAATCCAGCCGAAGGATGATGTTTTAAGTACCATCTCCTACTTCAAACTTAAAGAATTGCCTAGCCTCATTCCTTTATTTGAGCAAATTTCTCCAACTCCAAGTGTTTTGTTGTGGAATTTTAACATTCCAAAAGTACTTTACCCTTCAAAAGAACCACATGGACCAATGCAACCCAAAGAGAACCAACTTTAGCCAAAAGGTTCCAAATGTGTTTCATAACAGCAACCTTGCTTCCAAGAGACCTTTTGAAGTTGGCACACACATGctctttttaaagttttttatttttttatttttttattttttgagaagttaATGGATGCCCGAGTATTGGTTTATGaagtatttttagaaatttttttataggaaaagaaaaatataattgatttttttaatagctttttagattttccataaaagtgatattattattatttttttttaaattgtccATTAACAAATGCCATAAAAGTATTCATTAactggacttaaaaaaaaaaaaaaaaaagagggataaagcttttttttttcccctaggAAGATGCGTACTTATTATTGTACCTAACTATCAAAGCCAATGTTTTTGACATTTGTAAGAAACCTTGTCAAGACAAACGTTTCTTTCAAGATATTGCACAATCGATATTGTAACGTTTTTTTGTCTATTGGAAAAGCATTGCAATTTCCAAAATGTTCTGAAtagcaaattttttcaaacgTGTTTCCATATTCAGAACTGTTTTTAAAGTCATCTAGGATATTTTAATGTTattatttgttaatttgttagCATGCATACAACGGCCCCTATGCACAGCACAGCATTGTGcacttaagatttatttcaGAGGTTCATTCACTTATCTTTTGATTATTTTCATTCGTATCGCTGCCCATGTGCATGTTCCATTCATCGTTTTTTTTCTTGGTCCCTATTGCCTCAGCATTTTAATGTTTCTCAAGCTTTAATACAACTTGTCTATTCAATTGTATGTCTCTTTGACTAGAGAGTCACTATGTTGCTCAATCCGTGTAAATTTGTTAAACACAACGTGGCGGTTTAGGAAGTTGTTCTATGACTTCTATCAAATGAATAATTAATTCCTATTCACTTGTGTACTAGGCTGGTAGGTTTTAATTAGAAAACACTAAACACTACaattttggtataaaaaaaaaggttaacaTCTGAATAATCTGAAActttaaacaaaccaaaaccaacgtTTTGgctttcacatacatatacagtTTTGTCTTAGCATGGGAGTTCACAAGGCCACAAAAAGGTAGGTGTTGCAACTTGCAACAACATTGACTCACCCAAGCTTGGAGCTTAagctatttgaaaatttttgtcctAGGAATTTTGGCGCCAAACTTATTTTATCACTGAAAAACATAGGGTGTTCTGAAACTCATTGGTACCTTATTTGTGGAGACTATATAGATTGCTTATGTCTAATTAActccctctttctttttcaaaatttcaaggtttCATTAGCATTGATTGTGGCAGCAATGAAGATTACATTGATGAGCAAACCAAAATCCCTTACATATCAGATAAAGAATTGATAGACACTGGCATAGTTAAGACGGTATCCCCTGATTCACCCAGAAATATTCGACAACATGCTAAGAACTTGAGAAGTTTTCCCCAAGGAACAAGGAATTGTTACACCCTGAGACCAGAGCAAggtaaaaacaataattatttgatCAGGGCAAGATTCTTTTATGGGAATTACGATGGTAAAAACCAGACACCAGTATTCGACCTACATCTTGGGGTTAATGAATGGAAAAC encodes the following:
- the LOC115972992 gene encoding putative leucine-rich repeat receptor-like protein kinase At2g19210; the encoded protein is MGVHKATKSNEDYIDEQTKIPYISDKELIDTGIVKTVSPDSPRNIRQHAKNLRSFPQGTRNCYTLRPEQGKNNNYLIRARFFYGNYDGKNQTPVFDLHLGVNEWKTVNLTNAGPYGVHYDIIHVPLMDYIDVCLINTGRGVPFISALELRLLDNSIYPTQGRALTKIMGYDVGRNPSDSDVR